In Gammaproteobacteria bacterium, the sequence ACAAGGTCGAGATCCCCTTCCCGCAACGCGAGGTCAGGATCGTCACGGTGGGGCAGGGGTCAGGCCCGGAGCCGGTTTAGGAATATCGTCTTGAAAGAGTGCCGGAGGGGACAGACCTTAGGTCTGTCCCCGGTTCGGTTCAAAACCGAATCACCCGTTCAGCACCAGGGTCCCCACCAGCTGCTCGACCTCGGCCAGCCCATGGCGCTCCAGGTAATCGACAATCCCGTCGTTGATCTTCTTGCACACCAGCGGGTCATAAAACAGCGCCGTACCCACACCCACCGCCGAGGCGCCGGCAATCATAAATTCAATGGCGTCACTGGCGGTGCAGATGCCGCCCTGGCCGATGATGGGGATGTCGTGTCCCTTGCACACCTGGTAGACCTGATGGGTCTTTAGCAGGGCCACGGGCTTGATGGCCGGGCCTGACAGGCCGCCCTGGTTATTGCCGATCACCGGGGTGCGCGATTCCACGTCGATGGCCATACCCATCAGGGTATTGATCACCGCAAAACCGTCGGTGCCCGCCTCGATGCAGCGGCGGGCGTTTTCGGCGATATCGGTCTGGTTGGGCGAGAGCTTGGTAATCAGCGGCTTCTTGGTCTGTTTGCGGCAGGCCTCCACCACCCGCGCGGACATGTCCGGATCATTGCCGAAGGCCACCCCGCCCTCCTTGACGTTGGGACAGGAGATATTGATCTCCATGGCGTCGATGTCGGAGTCGTCAAACAGCCGGGCCACCTCGGCGTATTCCTCCACCGTGGAACCGGAGATATTGGCGATGAAGCGCGTCTCTGCAAAGTCCAGCGTAGGCAGGATCTGGCTGATGACATGCGCGGCGCCGGGATTCTGCAGGCCGATGGCGTTGATCATGCCGGCCGGGGTCTCGGTCACCCGGTGCGGCTGATTACCGAGTCGCGGCAGCAGCGTGGTGCCCTTGAGACACACGGCGCCGACATCGCGATTGGTAAAGCCCCTGACCCGTGTGTATTCTTCGCCAAAGCCGACACAGCCGGATAACAGCACGATGGGCGAGTCGAAGCGCATACCGCAGAATTCGGACGCCAGCATGGATTGTTGCGATTTGTGCACCATCAATTCTCTACCCTAATTTATGCCTTTGGAGTTGCCCGCCAGCCTATGTTCCACGTCGTTCTTTTTCAACCCGAGATCCCGCCCAACACCGGCAATATCATCCGCCTGTGCGCCAACTGCGGTGCACAGCTACACCTGATTCGCCCGCTGGGCTTCGAGATGTCCAATAAACAGCTGCGCCGCGCCGGGCTGGATTATCACGAATTTGCCGAGGTGCAGATCCATGACGACTTTGCGTCCTTTGTGCAGCAACTCAAACCCGCGCGCCTCTTCGCCTGCTCCACCAAGGGGCGGCAGGATTATACCGCGCCCGACTATCGGGCGGGGGATGCCTTTTTATTTGGACCGGAGACGCGAGGCCTGCCACTGGAGATCCTGGAGGAATTACCGGCCGGGCAGCGCCTGCGCATCCCGATGCTGCCCGACAACCGCAGCCTGAACCTCGCCAACGCCGTGGCGATTATCGTCTACGAGGCCTGGCGACAACAGGGTTTTGCGGGTGCGGTCGAACGGTAATCCAGAATATAGAACTCACCACGGGGATGCGTGAAGGCTGACAGGTGGGAAGGCCACATCCCCGCAGTGAGTAAACCTTTTATGCGGCCTGCTCTTCCTCGGCCGCGCTGTGATCGGTGATGACTGCGCCGGCGGCCCCGGCGGCAGCCGGTGCCTCGCCCGGGCGCTGCTGCCGCTCATAGAGGAATTTCAGCACCTCGCTGCGGTAGTGGTTATAGGCCGGGTCATCCGCCAGGCGGATACGGTTGCGCGGGCGCGCCAGCGGGACATCCAGGATTTCACCCACCGTGGCGGCCGGGCCGTTGGTCATCATCACGATGCGGTCGGACAGCAATACCGCCTCATCCACATCGTGGGTGATCATGATCACGGTATTGCCCAGCGCAGCATGGATCTCCATCACCGAGTCCTGCAGGTGGGCGCGGGTCAGCGCGTCCAGCGCCCCGAAGGGTTCGTCCATCAGCAACACCCTGGGCTCCATGGCCAGGGCGCGGGCGATCCCTACCCGCTGCTTCATACCGCCGGAGATCTCCGACGGCAGTTTGTGTTTGGCATGGGTCATCTGCACCAGGGCCAGGTTGTGCTCAATCCACTCCACCATTTCCGCCCGGGTCTTGCGGCCCTTGAACACCTGCTTCACGGCCAGCTCCACATTCTGATAGGCAGTCAACCAGGGCAGCAGGGAGTGATTCTGGAACACCACCGCCCGTTCCGGGCCCGGCTCATTGACCTCCCGGCCATCCAGGATCACGCCACCGGAGGTCGCCTCATAGAGTCCCGCTACGATATTCAGCACCGTGGATTTACCGCACCCCGAGTGGCCGATCAGCGAAACAAACTCCCCGGCGTGCATTTGCAGATTGAAATTGTCCAACGCCCGAAAGGGGCCGTTGTCGGTGGGAAAGTCGATACACACCTGTGACAGTAATAGATGTTCTTTGCTCATCGTAAATCTCCTGAAACATTCAACGCCAATGGCGCGGTTGATCATCGCTATCGCGTGTTGCGCTGCGTGATGTGGTTAGCGAATCATTGCGCCCTTGTCCCATGACACCCGGCGCTGCAGGGACAGCATCAGGCGATCCAGCAAAAAGCCGATCAGTCCGATCACAAACACGGCCACCATGATGCGGCCCAGGGAGTTGGAACTGCCGTTCTGGAATTCATCCCACACAAACTTGCCCAACCCCGGGTTCTGCGCCAGCATCTCGGCGGCAATCAGCACCATCCAGCCGATGCCCAGCGACAGGCGCAGCCCGGTAAACATCATCGGGATGGACGAGGGCAACACCACTTTGATCACCTGGGTCATCCAGTTCAGACGCAATACCCGGCTTACATTGATCAGGTCCTTATCGATGCTCGCCACCCCCACGGTGGTATTGATCAGGGTCGGCCACAGACAGCACAGGGTGACGGTGATCGCCGAGGTGACGAACGACTTCGAAAACAGCGGGTCGTCGCTCACGTACACCGCGCTCACCACGATGGTGACTATCGGCAGCCACGCCAGCGGCGAGACCGGCTTAAAGATCTGGATCAATGGATTCATTGCCCGATACAGGGTGGCATTCAATCCGCAGAGTATGCCGAGGGGAATCGCGATCAGACTGCCCAGCAGAAACCCGGTCGCCACCGTCAACAGGCTGGTAAAGATCTGGTCGATGAAGGTCGGCTTGCCGGTGTAGGGGCGGACCTTTTCCACCGCAGCGGGATTTTCGGCCAGCTTTTCCAGATAGCGCTGTTTCTGCCGCGCATAAAATCCCGCCTCCCTCTCACGCTCGGCAACATGCTCATCCAGCAGCCCCATCGCCTGCGACCAGACCTGGGCCGGCCCCGGCAGCTGACCCAGGGAGGTCTCGATCTGCGCGGCCCCTACATTCCACAGCAACAGAAACAACACAAAGGCCACCACGGGGGCGACCGTTGCCTGCATGACACCCTTCAAGCGTGCTCGTAACCAGACCAGCCCGTCCGGCATCTGCCTTTTAAGGGGCACACGCTCGCCCTTTATCTCCTCACTGACTTCTGCCGTATTCATAGCTCACCTGTCGCCTTCTTTGTCTTGTCTAAAAGTCTTGTCTAAAAGTCTTGCCTGAAAAATCCATCATCGCCGAGCACTGCCTGTTGGTAATGTTTTCCACACGCCTTCCCGAGCGCCCCCTTCGGCCCGTAGTACCAGCGAAGGGGAATACCAACAGGCGTTCACCCGCTATTTCACTTCATCCTTGTCCTTCAGCCCGATATCAAAACTGGACAGATAGGCATTGGGTTGATGGCCGTCATAGCGAATGCCATCAATGAAGTGGGTCTGTGGCGCACGGAATCCATCCTCTTTCTCAAACTCGGGAAAGTCCTTCGCCGTCAGCTTGCCTTCGGCAATCAACTCCTTGGCGGCGGCGGCATAGATGTCCGGGCGATAGACCTTGCGGGCAATCTCCATGAACCAGCTGTCCGGTTTCGGCTCGGCGATCTGCCCCCAGCGGCGCATCTGGGTCAGATACCAGATCGCATCGGAATAGTAGGGATAGGTCGCGTGGTAACGAAAGAACACGTTGAAATCCGGCACCGCACGCTTGTCACCCTTTTCGTATTCAAAGGTGCCCGTCATGCTGTTGGCGATCACCTCGTAATCCGCGCCCACGTACTGGGATTTGGCCAGGATCTTCACCGCCTCCGGACGATTGGCGTTGTCGTTGGCATCCAGCCACTGCGCCGCACGAATCAGCGCCTTGACCACGGCCTTGTGGGTATTGGGATATTTTTCCGCCCACTCGCGGCTGACGCCGAACACCTTCTCCGGATTGTTTTTCCAGATCTCATAGTCCGTCACCACCGGCACGCCTATACCCTTGAATACCGCCTGCTGATTCCACGGCTCACCCACGCAGTAACCATAAATCGTTCCTGCCTCCATGGTTGAAGGCATCTGCGGCGGCGGGGTGACTGACAGGAAGACATCGGCACCCAGGGTTCCCGAGGTGTCGCCCTTTTTGGGCGCGTAATAACCGGGATGGATGCCGCCTGCCGCAAGCCAGTACCGCAATTCGTAGTTATGGGTGGAGACCGGAAACACCATTCCCATCTTGAAAGGCTTGCCTTGCGCCTTATAGCTTTCCACTACAGGCTTGAGCGCGTCGGCCTTGATCGGATGCACGGGCTTGCCGTTTTCATGCGGCACGTGCTTTTTCATCTGCGCCCAGATGTCGTTCGATACCGTGATCGCGTTGCCGTTCAGGTCCATACTGAAGGCGGTAATGATGTCTGCCTGGGTGCCGAAGCCAATGGTCGCACCCAGCGGCTGGCCCGCGAGCATGTGCGCGCCATCCAGCTCACCATCGATGACACGATCCAGCAACACCTTCCAGTTGGCCTGCGCCTCGAGGGTGACATACAGACCTTCGTCCTCAAAAAATCGTTTTTCGTAGGCGATGGCCAGGGGGGCCATATCCGTCAGCTTGATAAAGCCAAATTTGAGCTCCTCTTTTTCCAGCCCCGCCGCCTCGACCACCGAGCGTGGCGACAACATCGCCATGCCGTTGAGGGCGACCACCGCCGCGAGCGCTGCCAGCCCACCTCTCATATATCCCCGGCCTGCCGGTCTCGATATTCCTGCACCACGACTCAC encodes:
- a CDS encoding CmpA/NrtA family ABC transporter substrate-binding protein, with amino-acid sequence MAMLSPRSVVEAAGLEKEELKFGFIKLTDMAPLAIAYEKRFFEDEGLYVTLEAQANWKVLLDRVIDGELDGAHMLAGQPLGATIGFGTQADIITAFSMDLNGNAITVSNDIWAQMKKHVPHENGKPVHPIKADALKPVVESYKAQGKPFKMGMVFPVSTHNYELRYWLAAGGIHPGYYAPKKGDTSGTLGADVFLSVTPPPQMPSTMEAGTIYGYCVGEPWNQQAVFKGIGVPVVTDYEIWKNNPEKVFGVSREWAEKYPNTHKAVVKALIRAAQWLDANDNANRPEAVKILAKSQYVGADYEVIANSMTGTFEYEKGDKRAVPDFNVFFRYHATYPYYSDAIWYLTQMRRWGQIAEPKPDSWFMEIARKVYRPDIYAAAAKELIAEGKLTAKDFPEFEKEDGFRAPQTHFIDGIRYDGHQPNAYLSSFDIGLKDKDEVK
- the trmL gene encoding tRNA (uridine(34)/cytosine(34)/5-carboxymethylaminomethyluridine(34)-2'-O)-methyltransferase TrmL, encoding MFHVVLFQPEIPPNTGNIIRLCANCGAQLHLIRPLGFEMSNKQLRRAGLDYHEFAEVQIHDDFASFVQQLKPARLFACSTKGRQDYTAPDYRAGDAFLFGPETRGLPLEILEELPAGQRLRIPMLPDNRSLNLANAVAIIVYEAWRQQGFAGAVER
- a CDS encoding ABC transporter ATP-binding protein, which codes for MSKEHLLLSQVCIDFPTDNGPFRALDNFNLQMHAGEFVSLIGHSGCGKSTVLNIVAGLYEATSGGVILDGREVNEPGPERAVVFQNHSLLPWLTAYQNVELAVKQVFKGRKTRAEMVEWIEHNLALVQMTHAKHKLPSEISGGMKQRVGIARALAMEPRVLLMDEPFGALDALTRAHLQDSVMEIHAALGNTVIMITHDVDEAVLLSDRIVMMTNGPAATVGEILDVPLARPRNRIRLADDPAYNHYRSEVLKFLYERQQRPGEAPAAAGAAGAVITDHSAAEEEQAA
- a CDS encoding dihydroorotate dehydrogenase, whose product is MVHKSQQSMLASEFCGMRFDSPIVLLSGCVGFGEEYTRVRGFTNRDVGAVCLKGTTLLPRLGNQPHRVTETPAGMINAIGLQNPGAAHVISQILPTLDFAETRFIANISGSTVEEYAEVARLFDDSDIDAMEINISCPNVKEGGVAFGNDPDMSARVVEACRKQTKKPLITKLSPNQTDIAENARRCIEAGTDGFAVINTLMGMAIDVESRTPVIGNNQGGLSGPAIKPVALLKTHQVYQVCKGHDIPIIGQGGICTASDAIEFMIAGASAVGVGTALFYDPLVCKKINDGIVDYLERHGLAEVEQLVGTLVLNG
- a CDS encoding ABC transporter permease; the protein is MQATVAPVVAFVLFLLLWNVGAAQIETSLGQLPGPAQVWSQAMGLLDEHVAEREREAGFYARQKQRYLEKLAENPAAVEKVRPYTGKPTFIDQIFTSLLTVATGFLLGSLIAIPLGILCGLNATLYRAMNPLIQIFKPVSPLAWLPIVTIVVSAVYVSDDPLFSKSFVTSAITVTLCCLWPTLINTTVGVASIDKDLINVSRVLRLNWMTQVIKVVLPSSIPMMFTGLRLSLGIGWMVLIAAEMLAQNPGLGKFVWDEFQNGSSNSLGRIMVAVFVIGLIGFLLDRLMLSLQRRVSWDKGAMIR